A genomic segment from Paralichthys olivaceus isolate ysfri-2021 chromosome 22, ASM2471397v2, whole genome shotgun sequence encodes:
- the LOC109634784 gene encoding dynactin subunit 6-like, producing MSDASKQLMAQKSAKIAAGAVVCVECEIRGDVTIGARTVVHPKARIIAEAGPIVIGEGNLIEEQALIINSYPENIMPDTEGVEPKTMTIGTNNVFEVGCVSQALKIGDNNVIESKADLGRNVMLTSGCIVGACCQVNTCEVVPENTVVYGSNCIRRVQSEKPQPQTLQLDFLMKILPNYHHLKKTVKGGGTPVRN from the exons ATGTCAGACGCCAGCAAACAGCTGATGGCGCAGAAAAG TGCGAAAATTGCAGCTGgagcagttgtgtgtgttgagtgtgaaATCAGAGGAGATGTGACCATTG GAGCCAGAACAGTCGTCCACCCAAAGGCCAGGATCATAGCAGAGGCTGGGCCTATTGTCATTGGAGAGGGGAATCTAATAGAGGAGCAGGCTCTTATTATCAACAg TTATCCAGAGAACATCATGCCAGACACAGAGGGAGTGGAGCCAAAGACCATGACGATTGGAACCAACAATGTGTTCGAGGTTGGATGTG TTTCTCAAGCTCTGAAAATTGGAGACAATAATGTGATTGAGTCGAAGG CTGATCTCGGGCGGAATGTGATGCTGACCAGCGGCTGCATCGTCGGCGCCTGTTGCCAGGTCAACACGTGCGAGGTCGTGCCCGAGAACACGGTGGTGTACGGCTCAAACTGCATCAGGCGTGTGCAGAGTGAGAAGCCGCAG CCTCAGACTCTGCAGCTCGACTTCCTCATGAAGATTCTGCCCAACTACCACCACCTGAAGAAGACGGTGAAGGGAGGCGGCACGCCCGTGAGGAACTGA